The region CAGACATCCGGCTGTGGTCTTATTGGGTTTTTGGACTAATAGCTTCCAACTCCAGCCATCTACAGGCATCTGCTTATagaaagaaaatcagttttCAGTGGGTTCAAACATCTGGAAGTCAGTCTAAGAAACATTTAGACCCATTTTGACTGTTTGGGAGGGAAATGTAGCGAGTTAGTTTTCAGTAGagaccaaaaccaaacatttattgCAAAAGAACAGGTCTCAGGTTAGAGTTATAGGACAATTTTCcttgaaaaaactaaaaagattaTTGTGacttacaacttttttttacatttactttactttacattttaatcaaacagacAGGTTTCTAACAAACCAACATGTTAGTCCCAGtcatattcatctttttttttattaaagtgttttttgaaTTATGTACTGTGCAGAAAAGGGctttacagacattttaaagtgggaGAAATGATGTACGAATGAGAACAAAGGTATAATCAACATAAATGATTCTTTAAATTAGGTTTAATTTAACTCTTGACATTTATGTAGACCACTTTAAGCTGCATGAATCATGTGAACACTGTATAAGTCAGTATGAGCACCATTTGCTTTGGTTCAGTATATATTCCCTTACAGTGACTCGGCTGCCTTTTCCTGCAGACATTCAGGCCTTATAAGGTTCTGCTGCACAGATCTGTCCCCTCATCTTTTttctccatccctccatccctgCCCTCCCCTCACCCATCTCTGGTCTGGATCTCCTCGACCTGCCCCACGTCTAAATGCAGTTGCTGTATAAACAAGTCAAGTCTGACCAAAACTCTCAGGCCCCAGGCTTCAGTCTTCTCCCCTGCTTCACCCTAAACTGAAACTGcatcaacaaaaacatcctCAAACCAAACTTACTGTCAGATTTCCATTTCGCTAAACATCAGATGTGTTTTAACTGATCTCAGGTGCACAAAACTATcaagatttgtcttttttataagATGCATGTCCATTAATTTGCTCTAAATCAGTCCAAGCGGGAGAATCTTCCGACATTCATGTGTAATAAAATAGCAGCTGAAGGTTACGTTCACCTGTAAGATCTCCACTTTGCTCTGAAAGCTGGAAAGGTGAAGCAGATCAGAGGGCATGATGTTGAATTCATAAAGCTGTCTGCTTCAGTAAAGAAGAGCAGGTGAGCCGTGCAGGAACAGCACAGACGCAGAGAGATTTTCCTTTTGATGCCTCTGTCAGACAAAGCTGTAATATGTCTTATTCAGACAGGAGAGGCTCTGCTACATCACAGTCTTGGACGGAGCTCTGGCTTGCGTGTTTCAGGAGACTCCCACTTGGCTGAGTGCGTCTTGGAATAGCTTTGTGTttggggagggaggggggggattTGGATCGGACGGGTGACGGGGAGACAAGTGCGGGATCCAAAAATGTGCTGGACCACCATCTCCGTCACATCAAGCTCATGGCAGAGTTTCTCTATTGTGGCGAGGCCAACTCTCCACCTGACAAGATGTCGATGACTTAACCTGAGCAGACAAAAACACGGAGGATTGTGTCGAAAAACAGAGGATCTgcctcagttttaaactaaaaacatgtaTATTTATGGTGTTGTTTTCACTCAGGAACCTGAACGCATTAATCTGGAAGCAAATCTCTGCAAACAATTTGTTCAAATTGTTCTTGGAAGCAGttaagggttaaaaaaaatttacttttCGTGCACATTACTGGAGTTGGgatccagttttgtctcatttttatcCCAGTGTTTGAAAAGTGATTCAATTTGTATCAAAAGCCTTGAGACGTTTTTACACTTGCTTACTAAAAATGTTCCGTTTATAGAAACTGAAActtagacaaacacaaagaatgtGAAAATTAACCAGTTCTTACCGTGTCATGGACGTGCATGTGCACAACAGGATTGGTAGAGcaagttaaatatatatataacaatatttgtaaaattgctACAGCTGTTAGCTATATTTGAGGTATGGGTTGGTTAAGATTCTCACACTTTTCGAGTTGGATTTTTGAATTTTAGGAGCATTTcagttgattttttaaattttttttacttggaacTCAGACATTCGACCTTGCAGGCACAAATGGGATGCAGGATTAGTGTACAAATATTATTCTGGTGCTGTTTagaagtgttgttttttttcattagcagCACCTGCTGTTCAGGAGGGGaactgcagcaaaaataaaatagcacCAGTCTGAAAGTGTGCTTCACACAGACTCATTTTCCAGAAagtttaacttctgttttactatttaaaatacagaaactgcaTTTTGCTCTTCACTGCTGAGTTACTGAGAAtgttaaacacatctgctgtctgtttgttaaTTGTGATTAAGTTTTATAAAAGTGTCATGTAATTCTAAAACAGGACTTGTTTTTGAGCAATCATTTCTTAACGCAGGAAACAGCATGTCTTAGTTACTGACAGCATAATAGTGcattgactttttatttaaaactcataCTGAATCACATTGAAATGTGAATAAATGCTGGTTTTTGCAGCTCATGTATTCTTTTCCAGCTTCTCTGCGATGGATGGCGCACTAAAACGAAGAGCTCAAAGTAGAATCTAATCTAACAGTTTTTAATTCATAGTCCTACTCAGTTAGCAATGCTTATGCAActgttaaaacctttttattaaagGGGACATCcatcaaatattagctcagtttAATGCAGGGGAACCAGTTCTGATGTTGATAATAGTATTTAACTTCATCTCATCAAAGCTGTTGATGGGACTGAGCTGAAATGTCTTTGCAGCCCTTTTAACTCTagaataaaaccagttttataCAGAGCACACATAATGGTGATTCAGTTTAGGTCAAATgccatcattttaaaagttttgggTCTTTCCGGCATCGAGATGAGCCAGCTGTGGCACATTTGTTGTTTGCATTGTGGTTCTCAGTGAAACATGTTCGAGTTGTGTTGGTTTTGTTGCGTTAAAGTTAACTGTGtaatgcagacagacagaatgaCAGATGAGAGGAGGTGAAGTATTTCAGCTACTTTAGAAATAACACATCAGCTGAGACCTGATGAAGTGCAACAAAAGGCTCTTTAACTGTCACATCAGCCTCAGTAACAGGAACATTTCATCAGCAGACACGTTCAGAGTGACACGTATCAGCTGTGACctcagtggtgtgtgtgtgtgtgtgtgtgtgtgtgcaggattATAAAGACTGCCACGGCTCTTCCTGCCACTCAGACATTTCATACATGCTCCCCAGGTGCAGCGGTGCAGGCCAGTGTGTGGGATTAGCTGGTATGCTCTGGCACTCTCCTCTTGTAATCCTTCTAATTTGTTAACAGGAAACAGAGTcagcgacacacacacacacagcagtttgttttggaTTCTGCTCATTTTGACTCGGCGTGAGGGACGGAGGATCTCTGCCCTCGTCttcctctttcagctgctgctcgaCTCCTCTAATGAGCTAAATTCAGTCTAATTTGGTTCAACTTTCTTTTCAGATTCACACCATATAACCTTTCTTTTCTTGTCAGGAGTGCAGGGCTTGTCCACACACTCGTGCACACACCTTGTACACTAATAATCCTTTGCTGGCTGGATAACACGAAGGGCGACGAAAGAGTAAAATTACAGAGTctgaataaaaactttgaaGAGGAGGGGGATGTTTATCAGCTGCACTGAGAGTTAAATTCCTGGGAATTATGCATCTAATCGTCTAATTTTGGGACTTTTTTCAAACTTCTGAAGTGATGTTACATATTTCTGACCAGACAAAGCAAATATACAaaccaaatatatttaaaacaaatctatatTTACCACCTAAGGATGATGATTAACTTTAACAATCAACAAATAcaatcaaaacaattaaaaagttgCATTCTTTGATGAAATCCTGCattaaaagccaaagttttaaaccaagatctgtgtcggggatgactctcagctactaccctcCAAATTTTAAATAAGTGTCTataagttacagccatttttgtgtttccttgtttcctttggctgtggtggccatgttgaattgggttgactccaaacgttaacaAGTTGTAGACGTacgtttattattttctgtgtgttttattaaaatttttccGCTGATTCCTGAGATGTTTTGCCAACGGGCAAATAAACGCTGGCCTGTACATGACTGAAAATCTTTTCTGGCAGCaggtatggaaaaaaaaaacagcatttttagtGACACATATACCAACAATCTAATTTAGTAAAACTTTCTTCAACATATTTCAGATTGCTGAGCAGTTTGTAGGTAAACTTTTATCCTGAGGGATTTCACAGTAATTGTTTGGAGTAATCAAAGAGTAACtaaacatgctttttttgtgcTACCATTATCATATTTGTATTAGGACTGAGTGAATTGGACAATTGTAGTAATCTACAAGTAGAAAATGAcacttttatgtatttttcattgTGTTCACAGACCTATAATGCAGTGATCCATTAAAGAAATTATGCATTTACTTCTTAGTTTCCTTTACGCCATGATGAGGAGTTTTGGAACATTCTCACAGGAttaaatgttcttatttttgaataaactttattcatagagcacatttaaaacaacccaAGTTGACCAAAatacaaaaccacaaaacaattaaaacaaaaaggcataaaaaaaaaaaaaaaaaaacctgttcagAAGCTGTAAGAGATCTAGAATTTGAGCAGATAATTAATCAGGTGCAGGGCcatgcaaagctttaaaaacaaataaaagaaccttaaaattatttctgtatttagCAGGAGCCCGTCCCAGTTGTCTGTTCAAACAACCTTAAAGTAATTTCAAACTTTccaatgtgtttttttagtgAAATAAACCTGCTGGATGAGAGCACAGGCTGACAGTAAATCACTGGAGGTTTTTCGGGGTTtgccttttggtttttgtccAGCAGCATCTGTGTGGATCTGAGCTCAGAGATGACTCACATCTCCCACCAGGACCTTCAGAGTCTGGTCATCTGAAGCTCTGAGAGGACAACGATGAATCCTGCTGTCGGAGCCAAAGATCTTCAGGAGAtttaattaaagctgctgctaCTGTATGTGGTCCTGTAGTCATTTTAGTTGCGAGCTATTAAATGTAATTCAAACAAGCGTTAGGCGACTTTAAAAGGCTCCACTCGAACCACTTCATTCAAAAGTAACAGACTGCTTAAAGAGAACGTGGCGCCGAGCGAGCTCTGCTTTTGAAATGATCTCATTAGGTGGAGAGACACATGAAATAAACACCTCTTAATTCCACACAAGCAGCAACAAGGTTGGGCGCTCTTGTGCTCGCTGTGAGCGGGATGCATACGAGTGCGTGGATTTCCACAGAAACGCTGATGAGCGGTCACCATGCAGGGGTGTGACAGCGAAGCAACATGCTAAACGATACGGAGAGAAACTCTGCTTTTCTATTTTACTAAAACCTGCACAAGTTACACTATAAGAGaacagaaatgcagaaacaaaaaacctagAATaatgtttaaagctttaatgacttaaacaacagcaacaaatggCATTCCAGCTTGTTCTGCGCTGAATTTGacctcaatatctgcaaaattataaagttatagccatttctgacTGTGGTAGTTATCTGTAATAAGGTTAGCTCCAAATGCTTTTcctgaaaaatgaataaagtccATCCATTGGTTCACGAACAGGGCTGACTTCAGTTAATGCcaaaagtttgaagcaaaggtTTTCTTTAATGCGAAGCATTTtaagtatgtgttaaggataactttcagctaccaccacaccaggttttcactcaatatctgtaaaattgactgagatatATCCGTTTCTGTTTCGTAAGTtcagttagttgtggcagccatcttgaatcagggtgaCTCCAAATGCTAATCACTTATAAATgcatatccagtgattactttctgaaaggttaattaaaatccatccagtggtttatgagatttttgcctttttgctaacggacagacaCACACGGGATCTGTGTAATATCTGGACGGCGCTGTGCAGAGACTCGCTGCATTAATCGCACACTTTCCCCTGTAATTGTACATATTTGACTCCTTCTCTCTTTCCTCCCTCCTTCATGTGTAATAGCTGTGATTTAATTTAGCTATTTAACCTGTAATTCTAGCAATATTTATTGAGGACCGAGGGGGAGAAAATTGGGCCATTAGCCGCCCCAGATGAATACACTGTGATGAAAATGAACGCCACTAACTGCCAGTTGACCTCTGCACCTTTGCTTTTCTAGTCTctcttccatttttttattagcagcagcagcagtaattACGGCAAATTGAATTATAGCGAAAACTGGAATCAGTGGGTAATGAGAGTTTTATTCTGTGTGAAAGTGACGAAGGGAGGAGGAGTTTCACCTGCAGCCAGGAGAGGTGGATGAGAGCCAGGTTGGAAGCTTTATGGTTACACACTTTCATTGGTTTTGACAGCTGACTTTATTGTGAGGGGGgaaattttgtgtaaaaataacagcagaactcacatttttctttttttttaatctaaatgtaGGCAGAGATCCCAAAGAGAAACCACACTCAGAGGCTGTCAGCTGTTTATTACTCCTTATTTTCATGTGATAACTCCTGTTTGCCAAATGTGCTCGCTGTATGCATGCGTGTTTACTGATCCTCTCCTGCTACTTGTGATTTAGAGATATTTATGAGCGTTTTTCCTCGTTTTCCCTTCATGCAGACCATTTAATGAACCcacagaaggaagaaaaaaggggcCAATAGGAACCAAACAATACAAAGAGAAATATCTGGCAAAACAACGCAGctaatttttctttatttatgagtagttttaagtgactttgcattatttatttgaaatccAAGAATATGTTAGAATTAGTGGTGGTATTTTAAATAACATGAGGGAAACAGGTCGCACATTAACGTGCATGCTCTGCACATAAAACTACCTGCTCACGTCTGCAGCTCctcagttattattatttcctttttgcaaaaataacatCAAGTCTTTCTCTGTCAGATGTGAAAAGCTGAcctaaaatattgtatttttatacCTACAGCTTTGTAGAAACGTGCATTTTTTACATCCATTTTTGCAGAATTAGAAACTCGTGCATAAAGTTATCACCTGCAGCCAAAAGTGAAGGCAGAGCGTTTATATTTTTGccctttctctgtgtgtgtgtgtgtgtgtgtgtgtgtgtgtgtgtttgtttgtctgacccattaacaaaacatctcatgacccactggactgattttaatgacactcagCAAGTAATTACTGAGCAAACATCTTCGACCGCTTTAACTTTAGAGTCacccaaattcaagatggccaccacagctacttTTACTTTGCTCAACACATACTCGGAGGATTACCACATCTTGCTAAatgtggctgtggcggccatcttgatttaaaatgttagctctcttttttttgttttaatgaaaagagACATTAAGCTCCCGCCTTCAGACAAATTTACAAGCAGATATTCTCcgaaacatgttaaaaaaaggaaagttcaCATCAGAGACATGAGAATGAAAGTAGCAGCagacaagaagcagaaatttTTCCTGAAAGTGAAACTCAAAAAAATCAGCTCTGGGTTCAGGGCAAAGGTCACAGAGATGCAACAAAAAGTGGCACAAAAGCCATAAAAGCTCTCATAAGACACAACACttagattttatgttttctactcttattttgattttgaagAAACAAATTTGTTAAATAGTGTTTAAATCATACCTTTAATTGGTGCACATGAATTATTAGTAGCACCCTGAGTTGTAAAGATGATGAAAAGTGTGATTACTTTAAGGTAATCCTCCTTTTTTCAGTTCCACGTTCTCATATCAAGCCTGAACTGCTTCAAAGCTTGTTCCCTCTCAGTCTGAAATGTAGACACGTTGTGTGTTCTCCTTTGTGTTGTTGGAAAAgacacatttctgtgttttatgcaCGTGCATCTACCTCCGGGCGTTGTGTTACGGCGGCTTTCGTGTTTGACTTTCTTCAAAGCGACATTAAAtctgatttcatgtttttatttgatctgaTTTTTACCACACATCGTCGTTAACAAACGTCGATCACGTGCCTCACTCTGTGCTTCATTAactaactttgtttttgaagaaaccGTCATCAGTTTTAACGAACGGCTTGTAGAACCAGATCAGATCAGTGGAGCTGACCAATCAGACACTGAGCATCCTCCACAGATtcatatatttacaaaaaacaaactgaatggaACAATTTACCttaatgaaaagaagaaatatcAGTTCAATGGTTCTTATCTGCATTCTTCTCAAATAAGTGCTctaaaaagtcagatttttctcTGCAGGCGTCGATGCAAAGAagacaaattttgtttttcctcatattttCACTTATTGCAGCCTTGCTGTCAGTTGAGGCTCCTCTGCAAACTAAACAAGATGTAAAACATTGCTAAAGTCTGTGTTGATGTTTCTGCACAAAACAACTATCCTTCAATCATTTCTCACAGTGCACTTTATCTGCTTTCACTTCCTGCACGTCCCAATAACTTAGTTTTGCAGTCAAAAGGAGgcagatatataaaaaaacaaacacctagAATTAATTTCCAAACACTTAAATGCATTTAGAGCTAAAGTTTTATATGACACAGATATTTGCCGCCtaagtaatttttattttatttgtttaatctaCAACCAAAATCAACAAGGTTCTGACTaaccttttaaaatttaaattaatgttaTGAAAAAAGAAGTCATAGGTTTACATTAAGATTGCactgtgttgtgtttatttatactGTATTAATTGTCttacatgcttttattttttcctgttttaaaacatgacagattttgtatatttattagTGACATTTTATCGTAAAGATTTCTGATTTTATGGGTCATTAGTGATGTAATTTGCCTTGGGCTCCACGAGATTTAATCAgctgatgtaaaataaaacttatcaataaaacaaaagaagttaaAAGCACAAATGGGCCCctttataaaggatttattaatgTTTCATAGATAGGTTATTTatgagtttttaaacattttgtaaagCATGaacaatcatttataaaacacttttcataAGCAGGCTCATTATTATTAGTTGCTCAGTTTACCTTTTCAACTAAATCAGCTTTTTCTTTGACAAACCAAAACTTTGTATCTTCAAATTCTCGTCTAAGTTgggttaaaatttaaaaaagtggaGCCAAATAGCGAGCCTGTTTCAATGTTTGAACAATATCttataaatgattatttaatgctttatttagTCTTTACATTCTCATGAATAACCAAttcataaagcattaataaatccttTTAAAGTGACCCTCATTAGAGGTAGTGATCTGtttcccttcaaaataaaagtatctCATTTGATTAATAATTCTTATCCCAAACGTAGACAGGCTCAGTGTTCGAGGAGAGCATAAGATGGAAAAATATGGCACAATATGTCTGGAATACAGTGAGAATGCAGCAAACAGAACATGTTTCGGGATCGTTTAGCCTGCAAGCTTTAATGTTTCTATAAAACGATGTCGGTGAACTCGTGTCACCCTTACAGACAGTGTAAATACTCATAcagcagcgtgtgtgtgtgtgtgtgtgtgtgtgagagagaatgTAACGCTcagggagaggaggaaaggaATGGAAGTGTTTCCTTCTTCATTCCATAAAACCCGGAGCTCTGCGTTCGACCAAATAAAGTGATGAGCGGCTCCTTCGCTTTCCCTGTTTTTTCATATGGAAATAGGAAATAATGGGGTGATTAAATAGAGTCGTATATTAAAGTACAGCTGACATTAGAATTAGCATAATGTGCTCTCGCCTCAGGCTGCATACTTTATTTGCCATCTGCGTTAGACTCCCTTCCCCCGGGAGGgcgctcgcacacacacacacacacacacacacacatgcaccccttctttctctcactcacacacacaaacagacacacactttcCCCAAACAAAAAGCATGACCCACTCCTTTCAGTGTGACCAGAGAGGAATAGCTTCTCAGTGCATTATCTCACTGACTGaagcacacacactctctctcctctctctctctctctctctctctctctctctctctctctctcacacacacacacacacacacacacacacacagactttatCGAGCAGACGAGAAGTTTGGAGGAAAACGGAGGCAGGAACAGAGGGagtgaatgtttctgtttttggagtGTTAAGATTCAACACTGAAACAGCTTGTGATTGTGAGAAACATGCAGACAAAAGCTGAGACATGGGGAGCTGTTATTTTCCTTGtacgcatgtgtgtgtgtgaatgtccGCTATAATTAAGTCAAAAAGCTTTACAGGACTGTGGAGGAGAACAGCTGTTCCACCTCCTCGCTGCTCCTCCTTAATGCAAACACACTCGAGTCTGCGACGAAGTGCAAGATTTACTCAtgaattattcatatttttatttatttattattaaattaattaataaatcattaaatacaCATTTCACTTATGGTCTTCAatgaaaatatctgtttttttcacagtttgatTTAACTGCattgtttttgcattatttttagggcatatttacatataaaatAACACATCTTTTATAgctatttattttcaaaatgaatacattttgtaTAGACGTATTTGTCAGTACACACActgtgcagacacacacaaaataaaacaattagagCAGCTTGTGTTTTGCACGCTATCTGAAATTAGAGTACTAGGTCAAGAAAATGAGCTTTCATTGAATAAATACAAGAGAAAACAAGAGCACAATTAGCATGATCTCTGTGCGTGTTTGTTCTTTgggtgaagtgtgtgtgtgtggtagggAGGGtgcatacatgtgtgtgtgtgtgtgtgtgtgtgtgtgtgtgtgtgtgtgtggtggggggctATGAGTCATACAGTATCAGTGTAGTTATAACATTAAAGCAGCTGCATTATTTCTCCAAAGATTGTCTAAAAATCAGGTTATTGCTATTAATTCtatgactgtttttcttttttaaaaatgacagatttgttaagtttttgaaaactgaaCAGACAATGTGCAAATGTTTGAGCTTAAATCACTTATGATGCTTTGAAGAGTGGCGttcaaattaataatttatgtttCCATACCAGATTATTGTTATGCAAGATGCTCCCTGCTGGTGTCACTCACCGGTTTAAGTGATCTGAGATGGTTAATGTTGGAAAATATTGTTTGAATAGGACAGAatggaaataaactgaattctgCATTATTGCAGCTACTGTAATAATGCAGACTTTAAACAGCAATAGAATCACTTTGCCTGAAGTGAGAGATTGAGCACCTCCTAACATGTGAATTCATCTAAAATGTTGGCCAATCCAGTGTGAAAATGCACTTGTCACAAGTGTGATAAGTACATCACTTTTATGTGACAACATGATGAGAAAAAGTCTTCCCAGCTACTGGGAGTATTAGGCAGAATGTAAAGCACTTATCATGTCATGTTTCCTCAGAACTGAGAAAAGTTTACACACTGCAAATGAgctgttaataataaatataattttaatccTGATAAAGtgatatttattaattttacatgatATATCCCTGAAATGAGTCGgtgtgtgaatatttttttgttttgttttgttttgttttgtctgcaggtGGCAGAGATGAGCCCTCTAACTACATATGTACCACCTGTAAGCAGCCGTTCCCCAGCGCctggtttctgctgcagcatGCCCAGAACACCCACGGCATTCGCATCTATCTGGAGGCCAACCCCTCCAGCTCAGCCCTCACCCCTCGACTCACCATGCCTCCACCGATGGGCAGTGACTCCATCCCTCAGTCTCCTCTAACCAGCTTTCTGGGGGACAACAATCCGTTTCATCTACTGAGGATGACGGGACCTTTGCTTCGAGAACCACCCCCAGGTTTCGTGGAAAACCGTCTCCCCAACACCCCGCCGTTTGTCAGTCCGCCTCCCCGCCATCACCTGGACCCCCATCGACTGGAACGCCTTAGTGCAGAGGAAATGGGCCTCATCTCCCAGCACCCGAGTGCCTTCGAGAGGGTGATGCGGCTAACACCGATGGCCATAGAGTCCCAGTCCATGGACTTTTCCAGGCGGTTACGTGAGCTGGCAGGGAACACTAACAGCACCACACCACCACTCTCACCCAGCAGACCCAGCCCTATGCACCGACTACTAAACCCCAATCCTTTTCAACAAGGGCCTAAATCGCCCTTTCTAAGTACCCCTCCCCTGCCGCCAATGCCCCCAAACAGCACCACCCCTCCCCAGACACAGAATAAAGTCAAGTCCTGTGAGTTCTGCGGTAAGACATTCAAGTTTCAGAGCAACTTGGTGGTGCATCGGCGCAGCCATACTGGGGAAAAACCATACAAGTGCCAGCTGTGTGATCATGCCTGTTCCCAGGCCAGCAAGCTGAAGCGCCACATGAAGACCCACATGCACAAAGCTGGATCCATGACAGGGCGCTCAGATGATGGACTTTCCACCACAAGCTCCCCTGAACCGGGAACTAGTGACGTCACTGGCGAGGGCATTAAAAATCGCGATGGGGATTTCCAGGGGGAAGGcaatgaggaagaggaggaggaggaggaagaggaagagcttGAGAATGAGAGCCGACCAGAATCGAACTTCAGCATGGAGTCTGAGTTTTACCGTAACAGAGAGAATGGTACGAAGCCTCCTTCAGAAGAGAAGTCGGCTCTTGCCCTTGAGAAGATGGTGGACAGTGGGGCACTCAACTCCATACAGCAGTACAATAACTTGATAGTTGACAATCGTAAAAGAATGCCCTTCTCTAAGAGGGGCTTAGATGGCCAGCGGGACACTGGAGATGAGGATTCAGTTGCTGGGGAGATGAACCACCACCAGCAGGAGGAGCGGACAACCATTAATGGCCGGAACTGTGGCTCCGGTGACTCTTTCTCAGGCCTCTTCCCCCGAAAGCCCACCCCCATCACCAGCCCCGCTTTGTCCAACTCCTCCAACAAGAGGATCAAGATCGAGAAGGACTTGGACATTCCCCAGGCTCCCCACATCCCTTCTGAGAACGTGTACTCCCAGTGGTTGGTGGGCTACGCTGCCTCACGACACTTCATCAAAGACCCTTTCTTAGGCTTCACTGACTCCAGACAATCGCCCTTTGCCACCTCCTCTGAGCACTCATCCGAGAACGGCAGCTTGCGGTTCTCAACGCCTC is a window of Kryptolebias marmoratus isolate JLee-2015 linkage group LG10, ASM164957v2, whole genome shotgun sequence DNA encoding:
- the bcl11ba gene encoding BAF chromatin remodeling complex subunit BCL11B a isoform X2 encodes the protein MSRRKQGNPQHLSQREITPEVEHPDGALLSDTPSPHPLGLLPHPLDPSLAHTLPPGLHTDHDLLTCGQCQMTFPLGDILLFIEHKKKQCQMQLLPNGCYDKVHDRGGGGGGLQSLHHYAQRGELRKVVEPVEIGIQVTPEEEEVVGGRGEGGGRGEKTPTKGICPKQENTPAGGRDEPSNYICTTCKQPFPSAWFLLQHAQNTHGIRIYLEANPSSSALTPRLTMPPPMGSDSIPQSPLTSFLGDNNPFHLLRMTGPLLREPPPGFVENRLPNTPPFVSPPPRHHLDPHRLERLSAEEMGLISQHPSAFERVMRLTPMAIESQSMDFSRRLRELAGNTNSTTPPLSPSRPSPMHRLLNPNPFQQGPKSPFLSTPPLPPMPPNSTTPPQTQNKVKSCEFCGKTFKFQSNLVVHRRSHTGEKPYKCQLCDHACSQASKLKRHMKTHMHKAGSMTGRSDDGLSTTSSPEPGTSDVTGEGIKNRDGDFQGEGNEEEEEEEEEEELENESRPESNFSMESEFYRNRENGTKPPSEEKSALALEKMVDSGALNSIQQYNNLIVDNRKRMPFSKRGLDGQRDTGDEDSVAGEMNHHQQEERTTINGRNCGSGDSFSGLFPRKPTPITSPALSNSSNKRIKIEKDLDIPQAPHIPSENVYSQWLVGYAASRHFIKDPFLGFTDSRQSPFATSSEHSSENGSLRFSTPPGDLLDGGLSGRSGTASGGSTPHLGGGPGPGRPSSKDGRRCDTCEFCGKVFKNCSNLTVHRRSHTGERPYKCELCNYACAQSSKLTRHMKTHGQLDVKADLTSGQQGVWSLGSPEAEVPGLLGRAFPKLAL
- the bcl11ba gene encoding BAF chromatin remodeling complex subunit BCL11B a isoform X1, yielding MSRRKQGNPQHLSQREITPEVEHPDGALLSDTPSPHPLGLLPHPLDPSLAHTLPPGLHTDHDLLTCGQCQMTFPLGDILLFIEHKKKQCQMQLLPNGCYDKVHDRGGGGGGLQSLHHYAQRGELRKVVEPVEIGIQVTPEEEEVVGGRGEGGGRGEKTPTKGICPKQENTPAGGRDEPSNYICTTCKQPFPSAWFLLQHAQNTHGIRIYLEANPSSSALTPRLTMPPPMGSDSIPQSPLTSFLGDNNPFHLLRMTGPLLREPPPGFVENRLPNTPPFVSPPPRHHLDPHRLERLSAEEMGLISQHPSAFERVMRLTPMAIESQSMDFSRRLRELAGNTNSTTPPLSPSRPSPMHRLLNPNPFQQGPKSPFLSTPPLPPMPPNSTTPPQTQNKVKSCEFCGKTFKFQSNLVVHRRSHTGEKPYKCQLCDHACSQASKLKRHMKTHMHKAGSMTGRSDDGLSTTSSPEPGTSDVTGEGIKNRDGDFQGEGNEEEEEEEEEEELENESRPESNFSMESEFYRNRENGTKPPSEEKSALALEKMVDSGALNSIQQYNNLIVDNRKRMPFSKRGLDGQRDTGDEDSVAGEMNHHQQEERTTINGRNCGSGDSFSGLFPRKPTPITSPALSNSSNKRIKIEKDLDIPQAPHIPSENVYSQWLVGYAASRHFIKDPFLGFTDSRQSPFATSSEHSSENGSLRFSTPPGDLLDGGLSGRSGTASGGSTPHLGGGPGPGRPSSKDGRRCDTCEFCGKVFKNCSNLTVHRRSHTGERPYKCELCNYACAQSSKLTRHMKTHGQLGKEVYRCDICQMPFSVYSTLEKHMKKWHGEHLMTSEVKIEQAERA